Proteins from a genomic interval of Candidatus Poribacteria bacterium:
- a CDS encoding SDR family oxidoreductase, with protein sequence MKVELEGKVAVVTGGANGIGRSTVDALVDNGAHVAIVDIDTQAGMKTVEEVKEMGGTCLFVEGNVSDAAQMEDVAAQIAAHFGKIEILINNAGINTRSDRVPIHQYTLEDWQRILEIDLTGVFATSRAVIPYILDTHSKSGSDNATGRIVNISSIAGLVPLRLQSAYVAAKAGVANLTRSMALELGPEGILVNAVAPGSTLTRGTKALFYGDDGAYTENAASLLSHIPLGRPGQTAEIAAAVLFLVSPDASYINGTVLPVDGGWIAGYTRDW encoded by the coding sequence GTGAAAGTTGAACTTGAAGGAAAGGTAGCAGTTGTTACGGGTGGCGCGAACGGTATCGGTCGCTCTACCGTAGACGCGCTTGTTGACAACGGCGCGCACGTGGCAATCGTTGACATCGACACACAGGCAGGCATGAAAACCGTCGAAGAGGTTAAAGAGATGGGTGGGACCTGTCTATTTGTGGAGGGCAACGTCTCGGACGCGGCACAGATGGAAGACGTTGCTGCCCAGATCGCAGCACATTTCGGTAAAATTGAGATTTTGATAAACAATGCCGGGATTAACACGCGAAGTGATAGGGTACCGATTCATCAATACACCTTAGAGGACTGGCAACGGATTTTGGAAATAGACCTCACGGGTGTTTTCGCAACGAGTCGTGCCGTCATTCCATACATCTTGGATACGCATAGTAAATCTGGCTCGGACAACGCGACGGGACGTATCGTTAATATTAGTTCTATTGCTGGATTGGTGCCGCTGCGCTTGCAGAGTGCTTACGTTGCGGCGAAAGCAGGCGTTGCGAATCTGACGCGTTCAATGGCGTTGGAACTCGGACCGGAAGGGATCCTCGTGAATGCTGTTGCCCCCGGTTCGACTTTGACGCGTGGCACAAAGGCACTCTTCTACGGAGACGATGGTGCGTACACAGAAAACGCCGCGAGTCTGCTATCGCATATTCCGCTTGGCAGACCTGGGCAAACGGCTGAAATTGCAGCAGCAGTGCTCTTCCTCGTCTCGCCAGATGCGAGTTATATCAATGGGACTGTCCTCCCCGTGGACGGCGGTTGGATCGCGGGTTATACGCGAGATTGGTGA
- a CDS encoding cupin domain-containing protein has product MRVISMGLSSPWTAVGSRVIREIGELVGIYKGCANKWTSTRQTGIYKGCPYCKGEKMAKITMFKGYQGEPPIPKPAHQVQANVVTVQDGVPVKYSGCDGVGVRVVHPANPNAPAQNLGLVVFFVPPHVVLEPGSHHTEECYVILKGKGVMTLADEKVPVEAGTFIHLPPWCEHGIENTGDESMEVLICTSPPNP; this is encoded by the coding sequence ATGCGAGTTATATCAATGGGACTGTCCTCCCCGTGGACGGCGGTTGGATCGCGGGTTATACGCGAGATTGGTGAATTAGTCGGCATCTACAAGGGATGTGCCAACAAATGGACGTCCACACGACAGACGGGCATCTACAAGGGATGTCCCTACTGCAAAGGAGAAAAAATGGCAAAGATTACGATGTTCAAAGGGTATCAAGGGGAACCCCCTATTCCGAAACCTGCACATCAGGTGCAAGCGAATGTTGTCACCGTTCAAGATGGTGTGCCTGTAAAGTATTCGGGCTGTGATGGGGTCGGTGTACGGGTCGTGCATCCTGCCAATCCGAACGCACCTGCACAAAACTTGGGCTTAGTCGTGTTTTTTGTGCCACCCCACGTCGTTCTTGAACCGGGGAGCCATCACACCGAGGAATGCTACGTGATTCTAAAGGGAAAAGGGGTGATGACGCTCGCCGATGAAAAGGTGCCCGTTGAAGCGGGGACATTTATTCATCTCCCACCGTGGTGTGAGCATGGGATTGAAAATACGGGCGATGAGTCTATGGAGGTATTGATTTGTACGTCTCCACCGAACCCGTAA
- a CDS encoding ATP-binding cassette domain-containing protein, which translates to MRGIIPRSSNVRKDFLRKRPSNGQPAFDEQANEELTTIEEMPEELENRAHALLANDEEIKVAVSTDLRFDGNYGKDWVVATDRRLIAFNQNGTPEHQLREIPLTSIEAVEIVEMYGNNILKIRTSEDAAEVARYSRRVSPKFELATPELETLVQEANPDVEHEKQHRPQGWGKNKNKCESCGQPLPRWSGVCVHCVEKRKLIFRLIRYSFPFWHVALPALALMMLIRLVSLYPTILSKEMVDNILLPAGTALTGATVTETGEPIPPPTWGHLTGIVEGIAGWLTLPVAGSWGHLVTIVLLMVSFNVFTMGASAVRGYMMAWVGQNITRRLRNETYEHLNSLSLDFYNQRDTGNLMSRITSDVARLREFIANGLQDLIGDSLTLVYICIIMFATNWKLAAWTLIPVPCLIFFTIFFGKKMGKVFSVLWKRYADISTILASTIPGVRVVKAFARERYEVNRFSEKTYQVFDGEMNAAKLWTLYRPIMEFIIFSGSILIWLVGGSQIFAGELTLGALMMFHGLMGRFFRPVYTLCQMNERFIRAATSADRVFEIIDTPPSVAEKEDAVTIDNIKGEVEFKDVYFSYDAEKNAINGVSFRAEAGEMIGLVGHSGAGKSTVINLITRFYDPSEGSIEIDGHDTQDIKLKALRQQVGVVLQDPFLFQGTIAENIGYSKPGASRHEIIAAAKAANAHEFIVKFPDGYDTMVGERGARVSGGERQRISIARAILKNPRILILDEATSSVDTETESNIQEALERLVRGRTVFAIAHRLSTLKYADRLVVLKDGKVDEIGTHEELLAEEGTYADLCEKQTELSKIRAL; encoded by the coding sequence ATGCGCGGGATAATCCCGAGGTCATCTAATGTGAGGAAGGACTTTCTACGGAAACGCCCTTCTAACGGACAACCTGCATTTGATGAACAAGCTAACGAAGAGTTAACAACGATAGAAGAAATGCCCGAGGAATTGGAGAATCGGGCACACGCATTGCTCGCAAACGACGAAGAAATTAAAGTCGCTGTCTCAACGGATCTGCGGTTCGATGGCAATTACGGCAAAGATTGGGTAGTTGCTACTGATAGACGTCTCATTGCTTTCAATCAGAACGGTACGCCGGAACATCAACTTCGTGAGATTCCACTCACCTCAATTGAGGCTGTTGAGATCGTTGAGATGTACGGTAACAATATTCTCAAGATCAGGACATCCGAGGATGCCGCGGAAGTTGCACGCTACTCACGTCGGGTTTCACCAAAGTTTGAGTTGGCAACCCCTGAATTAGAGACATTGGTTCAGGAAGCGAACCCGGATGTAGAACATGAAAAACAACACCGTCCGCAAGGCTGGGGAAAAAATAAAAACAAATGCGAATCATGCGGACAGCCGCTGCCACGTTGGTCAGGTGTTTGTGTTCATTGTGTTGAAAAGCGAAAACTCATCTTCCGGCTCATTCGATATTCGTTCCCATTTTGGCATGTCGCATTGCCTGCCTTGGCATTGATGATGCTGATCCGGTTGGTATCACTCTACCCAACCATTCTGAGCAAGGAGATGGTTGATAACATCCTTCTTCCAGCAGGGACAGCTTTAACCGGTGCCACAGTAACCGAGACGGGTGAACCGATCCCGCCACCGACGTGGGGGCATCTCACTGGAATTGTCGAAGGTATCGCAGGTTGGCTGACGCTTCCTGTCGCTGGAAGTTGGGGGCACCTTGTCACCATTGTCCTCTTAATGGTAAGTTTTAACGTCTTCACGATGGGTGCTTCTGCTGTGCGAGGCTATATGATGGCGTGGGTGGGTCAAAATATTACACGCCGACTTCGCAACGAAACTTATGAACATCTCAACTCGCTCTCCTTGGATTTTTACAATCAGCGGGATACCGGTAACCTCATGTCGAGAATCACAAGCGACGTGGCAAGGCTCCGGGAGTTCATCGCAAACGGGTTGCAAGATTTAATCGGGGATTCGTTGACGCTCGTCTATATCTGTATCATTATGTTCGCCACAAATTGGAAGTTGGCGGCTTGGACGCTAATTCCGGTTCCTTGCCTCATTTTCTTCACCATCTTCTTTGGAAAAAAGATGGGTAAAGTCTTTTCCGTATTGTGGAAACGGTATGCCGATATTAGCACGATACTGGCAAGCACCATCCCAGGGGTCCGGGTTGTCAAAGCGTTTGCACGCGAACGCTATGAAGTAAACCGATTCAGTGAAAAGACCTATCAGGTGTTCGATGGCGAAATGAATGCGGCGAAGTTGTGGACACTGTATCGTCCGATCATGGAATTCATCATTTTCTCCGGCTCTATCCTGATATGGTTGGTTGGCGGTTCGCAGATTTTCGCAGGTGAATTAACGCTTGGTGCACTCATGATGTTCCATGGACTAATGGGACGGTTTTTCAGACCCGTTTACACGCTCTGTCAAATGAATGAACGCTTCATCCGAGCGGCAACTTCTGCTGACCGTGTGTTTGAAATCATAGACACCCCCCCAAGTGTTGCGGAAAAAGAAGATGCCGTTACGATTGACAACATCAAAGGCGAGGTCGAATTCAAGGATGTCTATTTTTCTTACGATGCGGAAAAAAATGCTATCAATGGTGTCAGTTTCCGCGCAGAAGCCGGTGAAATGATTGGGCTTGTCGGACATAGCGGGGCGGGGAAAAGCACGGTTATTAACTTGATTACCCGTTTCTACGATCCGAGCGAGGGTTCAATAGAAATTGATGGACACGATACCCAAGATATTAAACTGAAGGCATTGCGTCAGCAGGTAGGTGTAGTACTTCAAGACCCATTCCTGTTCCAAGGGACAATCGCTGAAAATATCGGTTATTCGAAACCGGGGGCTTCTCGGCATGAGATTATCGCCGCGGCGAAAGCCGCAAACGCACATGAGTTCATTGTCAAATTCCCGGATGGGTACGATACAATGGTAGGGGAACGTGGTGCTCGCGTGTCCGGCGGCGAACGACAGCGAATTTCTATCGCTCGCGCGATCCTGAAAAACCCGAGAATTCTCATCTTAGACGAAGCGACCTCCTCTGTAGATACAGAGACTGAATCGAATATTCAGGAAGCATTGGAACGGCTCGTCCGGGGGCGTACTGTGTTCGCTATTGCACACCGGCTTTCCACCCTCAAGTATGCTGACCGCCTGGTTGTGCTGAAAGACGGGAAGGTTGATGAAATTGGTACGCATGAAGAACTTCTTGCCGAAGAAGGAACTTATGCGGATTTGTGTGAAAAACAGACGGAATTGTCAAAGATTCGTGCCTTATAG
- a CDS encoding DUF1854 domain-containing protein, whose protein sequence is MQEATKITDEVKFLDAANVKFTRDSFEDLTVELPDGTNYTNVEAIRSFPLTDSNKYITLLDSEGEEIGIIQDIKQLSRESAEILVSELQKRYFMPKITKIHELEGEFGVTRWVVETNRGPVTFGMRTRYDVVSLENGRVLIKDADGNRYEIENYHHLDPASLALLETQL, encoded by the coding sequence ATGCAGGAAGCTACAAAGATTACCGATGAGGTGAAATTCCTTGATGCCGCCAACGTTAAATTTACGCGAGATTCCTTTGAGGATCTCACAGTTGAACTGCCAGATGGCACAAACTACACGAACGTTGAAGCAATCCGATCCTTCCCACTCACCGATTCTAACAAATATATCACACTGCTGGATAGCGAGGGGGAGGAAATCGGTATCATTCAGGACATCAAACAATTGTCTCGCGAGTCAGCGGAAATCCTTGTGTCCGAGTTGCAGAAACGGTATTTTATGCCGAAGATCACCAAAATCCACGAATTGGAAGGCGAATTCGGTGTTACACGGTGGGTTGTAGAAACCAACCGCGGTCCCGTCACGTTTGGTATGCGTACTCGATATGATGTCGTCAGTCTTGAAAATGGACGGGTGCTTATTAAAGATGCCGACGGCAATCGTTACGAGATTGAGAATTATCACCATTTAGATCCCGCAAGTCTCGCCCTGCTTGAAACGCAATTATAG
- a CDS encoding mandelate racemase gives MFLYVYPPAPLLQAAFLIFSSTENRTAKLHLWRLVSVEDVKIERIEWARLTGERPRKAGCNSRLGEHGLHVRPAIARITTTDGASGFGFSPISREKAQEIVGFQLSDAFDAESGVTEEFRVLEYPLWDLVGKLAEKPVYAMLSGENGAFRAPCYDTSLYIDDLHLEDNAEAAALIASEALEGKARGHNAYKIKVGRGAMHMPLDKGTQRDIDVICAVREAVGPDASILIDANNGYNLNLTKQVLGGAADANVYWMEEAFHEDARVYSLLKEWLNAEGLETRIADGEGGASPNLVDWAKEGLIDIVQYDIFYPGFSRWLELGPELDVSGVGTAPHHYGGHYGNYVTGHLAAKVNRFEFVEWDHATTPGLDDSGYSISNGYVNIPQSPGFGLNLDEGPYQRAREKNGFEVGA, from the coding sequence ATGTTCCTTTACGTATATCCGCCTGCGCCGTTGTTGCAGGCTGCGTTTTTGATTTTTTCATCTACAGAAAACAGGACGGCTAAATTACATCTATGGAGGTTGGTAAGCGTGGAAGATGTAAAAATTGAACGAATTGAATGGGCGCGCTTGACAGGTGAACGTCCTCGTAAAGCGGGTTGCAATTCACGTCTTGGTGAACACGGGTTGCACGTCCGTCCCGCTATTGCCCGTATAACAACAACAGATGGCGCGAGCGGCTTCGGATTCTCACCGATTTCTCGTGAAAAAGCGCAAGAAATTGTTGGGTTTCAACTCAGTGATGCTTTCGATGCAGAGAGCGGTGTCACCGAAGAATTCAGAGTGTTAGAGTACCCACTCTGGGATCTGGTAGGAAAGTTGGCAGAAAAGCCTGTCTACGCCATGCTTTCGGGAGAAAATGGAGCGTTCCGCGCCCCGTGTTACGATACTTCGCTCTATATTGACGACCTCCACCTTGAAGACAACGCTGAGGCGGCGGCACTCATTGCGTCTGAGGCGTTAGAGGGAAAGGCGCGCGGACATAATGCCTACAAAATCAAAGTAGGACGCGGTGCGATGCACATGCCACTCGACAAAGGGACCCAACGGGACATTGACGTTATCTGCGCTGTGCGTGAGGCAGTGGGACCCGACGCTTCGATTTTGATAGATGCGAACAACGGTTACAATCTCAATCTCACGAAACAGGTACTCGGTGGCGCGGCTGATGCAAACGTCTATTGGATGGAAGAAGCGTTCCACGAGGATGCCCGTGTCTATAGTCTGCTAAAGGAGTGGCTGAACGCCGAAGGTTTGGAAACCCGCATCGCTGACGGCGAAGGGGGTGCCTCACCGAATTTGGTAGATTGGGCGAAAGAGGGACTCATTGATATCGTCCAGTACGATATTTTTTACCCCGGTTTCTCACGCTGGCTTGAGTTGGGACCCGAATTGGATGTATCCGGCGTTGGCACGGCACCCCATCACTACGGCGGTCACTACGGGAATTATGTCACCGGTCATCTGGCAGCGAAGGTGAATCGGTTTGAGTTCGTCGAATGGGATCATGCAACTACCCCGGGTTTAGATGATTCCGGGTATTCCATATCAAACGGCTATGTAAATATCCCACAAAGTCCGGGTTTCGGGTTAAATCTGGATGAGGGACCCTATCAAAGAGCACGAGAAAAGAACGGTTTTGAGGTGGGCGCATAG
- a CDS encoding phytanoyl-CoA dioxygenase family protein — protein sequence MAGTLTLCAKIGMGTMGHLTAADKEFFKENGYLIVRNALGQEAIDAALNRLWEAMDEDRHDPESWIRKGYRTVPVGSEEVISGTTYNNRVFAMAEELVGRDKLNTSGGAGPHINFPDPERKWNEPLGHLDGYHTPTNGVPKGVVGSFTLGATVYLSTVEKQGGGFTVWPGSHRIWAEYFRHHDLDSLPGGIAPFDLGPSYEFTGEAGDVCFWHHQMSHTAGPNCGRNVRIACISRYRRKDLDQIKFETPDDMWKYWDGIS from the coding sequence TTGGCAGGCACACTTACCTTGTGTGCCAAGATAGGGATGGGAACCATGGGACATTTAACTGCAGCAGACAAAGAATTCTTTAAAGAAAACGGTTATTTGATTGTGCGTAATGCGTTGGGGCAGGAAGCGATTGATGCCGCTCTTAACCGACTCTGGGAAGCGATGGACGAAGACAGGCACGACCCGGAATCATGGATACGTAAAGGATACCGCACAGTCCCTGTTGGTAGTGAAGAAGTTATCAGCGGCACAACGTATAACAACCGAGTCTTTGCTATGGCAGAGGAACTTGTCGGCAGGGACAAATTAAATACGAGCGGCGGCGCGGGACCGCATATCAATTTTCCGGATCCAGAGAGAAAATGGAACGAACCGCTGGGACATCTCGACGGTTACCACACGCCTACGAACGGTGTGCCGAAAGGCGTCGTTGGTTCGTTCACGCTGGGTGCTACCGTTTATCTTAGCACCGTTGAAAAACAGGGTGGCGGATTTACTGTCTGGCCCGGCAGCCATCGGATTTGGGCAGAATACTTCAGGCACCATGACTTGGATAGTCTTCCAGGAGGTATCGCTCCGTTTGATTTGGGACCGAGTTATGAATTCACCGGTGAGGCAGGTGATGTCTGTTTCTGGCATCATCAGATGAGCCACACTGCTGGTCCAAACTGTGGTCGCAACGTCCGAATTGCATGCATTAGTCGGTACCGCCGCAAAGATCTCGACCAGATTAAGTTTGAGACGCCTGATGACATGTGGAAGTATTGGGACGGGATTTCATAA
- a CDS encoding FAD-binding oxidoreductase yields the protein MPRLYGSSNFQYTCKLSKAAQKQRIKKLSNRDSNPSSSPKTKNIVIVGAGVIGAGIAYHLSRRDGITVTVLERDIPGAGASGHSFAWANAFGKEPRDYHTLNRRSLDMWYRLAHQLDGDIGIHYGGEMRWENNPQHATQLRQRIEQIQRWGYPCRLITRDEMLALEPHLHPGTVAAASFSEADIHIETDRFINVCLRHACETGAVVHPQTSVIGFVIRNGRVAAVKTTDAEFPCDAVVLASGVQTTELASLAHTHIPQQRSPGIVIETTPCAKVLHNVAVIHAPPRDENYQHLHLRQLSDGSLRIGQGTQEGINRDDSQQHADALLARAKAYLPAIADAEAIPTPIGYRPMPFDGFPVLGFTEAVQNLYIALMHSGVTLAPLVGEMATLEIADGARVDWFAPYRPERFKTNP from the coding sequence ATTCCACGACTTTACGGATCTTCTAACTTTCAGTACACCTGCAAACTTTCAAAGGCAGCTCAGAAACAACGCATAAAAAAATTGTCAAACAGAGATTCCAATCCTTCCTCCAGTCCCAAGACAAAAAACATTGTGATCGTCGGTGCGGGGGTCATCGGTGCCGGCATCGCGTATCATCTGTCCCGACGAGATGGTATCACTGTAACGGTTCTGGAGCGCGACATTCCCGGTGCCGGAGCATCTGGACACTCTTTCGCGTGGGCAAACGCCTTTGGAAAGGAACCGCGTGATTACCATACCCTCAATCGGCGTTCGTTGGACATGTGGTACCGACTTGCCCATCAACTTGATGGGGATATAGGTATTCACTATGGCGGCGAAATGCGGTGGGAAAACAATCCGCAACATGCGACGCAGCTACGTCAACGCATTGAGCAAATTCAGAGATGGGGTTACCCGTGTCGGTTGATTACCCGTGACGAGATGTTGGCACTTGAGCCACATTTACACCCTGGCACTGTAGCAGCGGCGTCCTTCTCGGAAGCCGATATCCACATTGAGACCGATAGATTCATTAATGTGTGTCTCCGACACGCGTGCGAAACGGGTGCGGTTGTGCATCCACAAACCAGCGTTATTGGATTTGTGATTCGTAACGGTCGTGTCGCGGCTGTCAAAACTACCGATGCCGAATTTCCGTGCGATGCTGTCGTCTTAGCGAGCGGTGTTCAGACGACTGAACTCGCGTCCTTAGCGCATACACATATTCCGCAACAACGGAGCCCGGGTATCGTTATTGAGACAACGCCGTGTGCTAAGGTTTTACATAATGTTGCGGTCATTCATGCGCCGCCGAGAGATGAAAACTATCAGCATCTCCACCTCCGGCAACTATCTGACGGGAGCCTTAGAATTGGGCAGGGGACTCAAGAGGGAATAAACCGTGATGATTCACAACAGCACGCTGATGCCCTCCTCGCCCGTGCTAAAGCTTATTTGCCAGCGATAGCAGACGCTGAAGCGATTCCAACACCTATTGGGTATCGTCCAATGCCGTTTGACGGATTTCCGGTACTTGGGTTTACCGAGGCGGTGCAAAATCTGTATATTGCCTTGATGCACAGTGGTGTAACATTAGCACCTTTGGTGGGTGAAATGGCAACTTTGGAAATTGCCGACGGTGCAAGGGTGGATTGGTTCGCCCCCTATCGACCCGAACGGTTCAAAACCAATCCTTAA
- a CDS encoding ABC transporter substrate-binding protein, with protein MNTKRFTLFVSLFMVTVLLLGLSACDRVSQIVQPTPPQMTETSKEIAIGVVLPLTGRFSYASGNPNLQSFELARSEINAAHPHRAKLRLIVEDDQSTIEGAVTAFNKLIHQDGVSAILGPVNSDQTKETFPIAQKNQVVAISPTSSARGLSAIGDFVFRVALTTDILIPRGIKITQTRLSYQQAATLYDEADFFSTDSDASVQEVLATKGVEVVATETFQGGDTDFSEQLTRIQALDPDVIFVSTQPPEKPGILTQGHELGISAPFIVRTLTGADVQATGAAAEGAMTFVGWGAAIDTPGNQAFVENYTATFGMKPTNYAARSYTTLYILAEAIAKAQSTDPAAIRDALASIKNVDTIFGKFSFDANGDAVYDAKVLIVTDGELVLFE; from the coding sequence ATGAATACGAAAAGATTCACATTATTCGTGTCCCTATTCATGGTTACCGTGCTACTGCTGGGACTTTCGGCGTGTGATCGCGTTTCCCAGATTGTTCAACCTACCCCACCGCAGATGACGGAAACGAGCAAGGAGATTGCCATTGGGGTCGTTTTACCTTTGACGGGACGGTTCAGCTACGCGTCTGGCAACCCAAACTTACAAAGTTTTGAGTTGGCACGCAGTGAAATTAACGCTGCGCACCCGCATCGTGCCAAACTCAGGCTTATCGTCGAAGACGATCAAAGCACCATAGAAGGCGCAGTCACAGCTTTCAATAAATTGATCCACCAAGACGGGGTGTCCGCTATCCTTGGACCTGTTAATTCGGATCAAACAAAGGAAACTTTTCCGATCGCACAAAAGAATCAGGTGGTGGCAATCAGTCCGACATCCTCTGCCCGGGGTCTCAGCGCGATTGGAGATTTTGTGTTTCGCGTCGCGCTGACTACGGATATCCTTATCCCAAGGGGTATTAAAATAACACAGACACGCCTCAGTTATCAACAAGCCGCTACACTGTATGATGAAGCCGATTTTTTTTCCACTGACAGCGACGCGTCCGTGCAGGAAGTCCTCGCAACTAAAGGTGTTGAAGTGGTAGCCACTGAAACCTTCCAAGGCGGGGATACCGACTTCTCTGAACAGTTAACCCGAATCCAGGCACTGGATCCGGATGTTATCTTTGTTTCAACGCAACCCCCAGAAAAGCCTGGCATTCTCACCCAAGGACACGAACTCGGCATATCCGCTCCCTTTATCGTGCGCACATTAACCGGAGCAGACGTGCAAGCTACAGGCGCAGCCGCCGAGGGCGCGATGACTTTTGTCGGATGGGGTGCCGCTATTGATACACCCGGAAACCAAGCGTTTGTGGAAAATTATACCGCTACATTCGGTATGAAACCGACCAATTACGCCGCGCGTTCGTATACGACACTTTATATTCTCGCGGAAGCAATCGCGAAAGCACAATCAACCGATCCTGCTGCGATTCGAGACGCGCTCGCAAGTATCAAAAATGTTGATACAATTTTCGGCAAATTCTCTTTTGATGCTAACGGGGATGCTGTTTACGACGCGAAAGTCTTAATTGTCACAGATGGCGAGTTGGTGCTCTTTGAGTAG
- a CDS encoding Gfo/Idh/MocA family oxidoreductase, with protein MTTKTKSPVRWGILSTANIATKVARAMHLARNADLVAVASRTEERAAAWGQEHKVSTTYGTYDALLADESLDAIYIPLPPSLHAEWTIKAAEHGKHVLCEKPLAATTDEAIAMADACRQNGVQLMDGVMWVHHERTAAMKQKLTDDTLGRLRRVTAAFTFNWDTIPAGNIRAMKEFAGGSLGDLGYYCVRAILWAFEEIPTQVFATARYKVDVDFNLAGILWFSDERIATLDCGFDTGLRKWFEVAGTQASIVCDDFTVPTSEDSARFWVHGPDGNEQNTIEGGIQEVKMIERFSQIVQSGNLEEKWSEVAVDTMRVCDALLESDRRKEVVEL; from the coding sequence ATGACAACTAAAACAAAATCACCGGTCCGCTGGGGAATTCTCAGCACAGCAAATATCGCAACAAAGGTCGCCCGTGCGATGCATCTCGCTCGGAATGCTGACTTAGTAGCCGTCGCGAGTCGAACCGAGGAGCGGGCCGCTGCATGGGGGCAGGAACATAAGGTCTCTACGACTTACGGCACTTATGACGCACTCCTCGCCGATGAATCGCTCGATGCCATCTACATTCCCTTACCGCCCTCCCTCCACGCCGAATGGACAATTAAAGCCGCCGAACACGGCAAACACGTCCTCTGTGAGAAACCGCTCGCGGCAACCACTGACGAAGCTATCGCAATGGCAGATGCCTGTCGCCAAAATGGTGTGCAACTTATGGACGGTGTTATGTGGGTCCATCATGAACGCACCGCGGCAATGAAACAGAAGTTGACGGACGATACCCTCGGACGCCTCCGACGCGTGACAGCGGCGTTTACTTTCAATTGGGACACAATTCCTGCTGGGAACATCCGCGCAATGAAGGAGTTCGCAGGTGGCAGTCTCGGAGATTTAGGGTACTATTGTGTCCGCGCGATTCTCTGGGCATTTGAGGAGATCCCGACACAGGTATTCGCGACGGCGCGCTACAAAGTCGACGTGGATTTTAACCTGGCGGGTATCCTCTGGTTCAGCGATGAACGCATCGCTACCTTAGATTGTGGGTTTGATACAGGACTTCGGAAGTGGTTTGAGGTTGCTGGCACACAAGCATCAATCGTTTGTGATGATTTTACTGTCCCTACATCTGAGGACTCCGCTCGATTTTGGGTGCATGGGCCGGATGGCAACGAACAGAACACGATTGAAGGGGGTATTCAGGAGGTCAAGATGATTGAAAGATTCTCTCAGATTGTGCAATCCGGGAACCTTGAGGAGAAGTGGTCCGAGGTGGCAGTAGACACAATGCGCGTCTGTGATGCACTCCTTGAATCAGATCGACGTAAAGAAGTGGTCGAGTTATAA